The Theobroma cacao cultivar B97-61/B2 chromosome 2, Criollo_cocoa_genome_V2, whole genome shotgun sequence genome includes the window GATGATGAGGAGCTTGAAATGTTGTTGGATGAGATCCCTCATGCAACATCACAtaatcttcatcatcatcatcatctgcatcaaaaaattgataaaaatcaTGTGAATGGGTCATTTCATGGCATGTGTGGTCTTATGTATGATGATGACCCATCAGGTTATTATTATAAGCATACATGTGCTTCCCCTGTAAGCGGTTTCTCTTTACAATCAGATGGTTCTTCCTCAAGTTTGGTTTCTAACAATGGGCTGTCTTTATCTGACAATGGATCACCAACGCCACCTCCACGAGAAGACCTTAAGCCACACTTGCCTAATGGACTACTCGTGGATTCAGCTATTAGGAAAAAGGCCAGTAGTGACGGCTTGATTGCTGAACTGGGTCTTTGTAGAAATCTTAGTAAAGTGTATTTTAGTAATGATCAACAGAATGCGGCTTCTAGTTTTAGAGATTTTTCACTTGAATCCAACGGGATTCAACTTTTTGATCAAATCAATGTTGAGAAGTATGCGGTTTGTGACAAACTGAGGAAGGGGTCTTCTGATTGTGTGGGATTTCAGTCCCCTGTTCCAGCGACTGTTCCAATGAGTTTCGATGTTGGGATGAATATGGCATTTTCTGGATTGCCCCAGCAGGAATATAGGATGAATAATTTATTGGGGTCTCAATTTTATCCTGGTTGTTCGGATGCTTTGTTTTCTCAGCAGGAAATGAATTGTTGGAATGGTGCAATGAGATCTCCTTGGCAGAAAAAGGAGCAGACGTGCAATTATCACCACAGAGGAAATTCTGTATCGAATTTAAGCACTTCTTTGAGTAAGCTTTCTGTGACTGATGCTTTAGTCTATGGACAACGACATGGTCTGAGTTGGAATGACGAAATAGGTGAGCTGAATTTCCCTGGTTCTCCCAGGTTGATTCAAGCAAGCCCTCATGCAAGTGTTGAAAATCTGTTACACCATGGGCTGCCACTAGCCAATGGAATGGCTAGAGCACATTCAAACATTAGAATCCCACATGGAGGTCTTGAGGCTTTTACTAGTGAGGATAGTTTCATTATTCAAGGAGAGGGTTTAAATTATGTGATTAATAAGGGGCTTGATCGTTCAAGAGGGCAAAACAAGGGCTTACTGCATGAGGTTGGTGTGAGTAAGCATCTAGAAAGAAGGCCACAGCTTGATGGTTGGTCTCATATTACAGCAGCTTGTGGAAATACTAAGAATGCTAAGTTATATAATCCCTCCTTGCCACCTAAGTGTAACTCTTTGGCTGAAGCTCGTGGGTACATATACTTAATAGCAAAAGATCAACATGGCTGCAGATTTTTACAGCGGCTATTTGATGAGGGCACCCAGCAGGATGTTCAATTAATATTTAAGGAGATCATTGATCATGTAGTTGAACTTATGATGAATCCTTTTGGGAATTACCTCATGCAGAAGTTATTGGAAGTTTGTAATGAAGAACAGAGGATGCAGATTCTGCTAATGGTTACTGAAGAACCAGGGCAGCTTGTCAAAATATCTCTAAACACTCATGGGTATGTCAGATACACTGCTTTATATGTTTTTGTTGTGTCCACTGGTTTTTACATTGCTTTTCCTTCTTTCAGCACTCGTGTGGTTCAAAAGTTGATTGAGACTCTCAAAACCAGGCAGCAAATTTCACTAGTTATATCAGCCCTTGAGCCTGGCTTTCTAGCTCTCATCAAGGACCTGAATGGAAATCATGTTGTACAGCGTTGCTTGCAATGTCTTAGCAGTGAAGATAACAAGGTAAACCTTCCATCTTCGAAATTGCTGAGCGTTATGACTGGACTCATTTCCATGCCATTCAGTTTTGTCCATTAATTTATAAAGTGTTATATCTTGTAGAAGTTATGGACaatgttttcctttttggggGTCTACATGTGGATTAACGATCATTATGAAAACATTCAAGCATATGTCAGACAAGTGTGATACCTGATAGCATTCCTTTAATGACAACATAATTGTGCTTTAGTTTGACAGAAACCAAGAACATCCTTCTACTTCTTCTCAGTGCCAATCCATCACATGGCATGTGGTGGGCATTTTTTGAAACTTCACAACCAAAAAGAACTGCTTTCTGCTTTTATTCTTTACTTCAGTGACTTGATTGGccaaatttctttaaaatcttttagattGGAATTAAAATGGATGATTGTACCTTTTTCCAGTTCTTGTGGAATAATTGACAATTCAGCTGCACTGGATGTGGCATTTCAGTTAAACATCAATTCGTGTCTAAATATGATGAGTCCTTGATAATATCGGAGtatcctttttattttccatttaaaaagGGGGGAGCGTTCTTTTTAAATGTCTTAACTTCAAGTGAGCAGAAAAGCTAATTCAGCCCTATGATGGCCTTCAGTCTCTTTGAATCTGTGAAAATATGTTTAGACTTGATGGAAAACAATGGAGTGTTTAACCACTTTTTTTGGAGTCAATATGTAATGTGCCGTCTGTTAGCTGTTTCTTGCAGATATTGCAGTTGGTAGCAAACTATGTGATTTCTTATGGTGGCATTTTGTGTAACTGGGtggttttggttaaaatttaGTTGAGATTATATTGCATGTGCacttattgaattttgttcaTTCAGCATCATTACTTTCCCCTGCAGTATTTGacaattttcttcttccaaCTACTTTGACagtttatttttgttgctGCTGCAAAGTATTGTGTTGATATTGCAACTCATCAACATGGCTGTTGTGTTTTGCAACGATGCATTAGCCATTCAACAGGGGAATATCGAGAAAACTTGGTTGCAGAAATATCCGCCAATGGGCTTCTACTTGCACAGGATGCATATGGgtaagtattaaaattatattagtCTACAATTATCAACCATCACTCAGGACAAAGAACTGTTGTTTTTGGGGAAATACAATTAGTCTATTACTTTAATACCAATTACTTAGCTCTCTGCTTCCAATTTTctgggaaaaatgaaaaagataaaccCAACTTACACATTTGTGATGTATAGGAAAAGGCATGGGAAGCAGAAAATCATGGCATATGGGATGGTATTAGACCTTCTCTATTTAGCCCTTGTGTTATACTAGACTGTGATGATGGCAAAGCTTTATTTCAAAATGTAAATTAGTggcttgttttgttttgctaattctcattatttttttaattcaagtaTGAATTATGCTGAATACGTTCTGGCAATCATCATGTTAGTCTAGTGCTCATATGGTTGTTGGGAAACGACTGTTGTCCTCACTAGGTCCTTTATTGTTGATCAGGTTGAATTGACAGGTCTTTAGGAGTTGTCATCAATTCTTACATGCACCTTGTAGTTTGCTTCATGTATGGGTTCTTATATACATGATCATGCTATAGAGCCAGAAGATCACAAATGTTCATGGAtaacttccttttttttttccagctCAAGAAAACTTGTCCTTTTAGGTCTCATGTGGCCTAAACAGTTTGTTTGGTCTACTGGATtatatctttaaaaaaaaaaaaccccttGCCATATTTTGTTTCTGGAATTtagaaaaaatggaaaaagaaattgtcaaAAGTAGTATATGGAGTTGTGAAAGCTTTGTATCTTCTGGAAATTGTTGAAAGAGTGCTGATTTCTTGCTTTTACCCTTTGTGGAGTGCTTTGTCATGAGACTGGTTAGTTCATTCTCTCTAATTGGGGACCAGTGGCCCCTGAATGAAGTTTGTCATAGATACTTTTTCCTTTCTgctttttgttaatattattttcactgcagatttcttttttcattttgcagAAATTATGTTGTTCAGTTTATCTTGGAGTTAAAAATCCCTTCTGCCACTTCAGCTTTGATTTCTCAATTTGAAGGGAACTACGTGCACCTCTCAACACAGAAGTTCAGCAGTCATGTGGTCGAAAAATGTCTTTTGGTATCAAATGATGAGAGCTGGTCAAGAATCATTCATGAATTGCTATCTTCAGCTCACTTCGAACAGTTGCTACAAGATCCACATGCAAACTATGTTGTGCAAACTGCTCTACGCGTGTCTGAGGTTCAGGATTCACTTACTTCTATTACTTATGAGACCCCCAACCCCTCAATCAACACCTCTCTTCATCTCTGTGGCTCAAAAAGTATAGATGTTTTTCAATCATAACATTTATTGATGCCTCAATCTGGACTCATGGGTTACTAAGAGAACTACACTTATTATGTGGTAGAGAGTACCTGCTAGATGTACTGCATGCAGGTGATAGCATAAGGAATCACATAAAATGATTAATGTGATGGATCTGGTTGAAAATTTATGCTCCTATGTAGAAGGCAAACTTAATGATCTTGCCTAAGGATTAAATTGCTTAGTTCAAAATCCTCTTCTCATGCaactttttaaattaagaGAGCCACTCTAGTCTCCTACTAATTATCCATATTAGAAACAGGGTTAATACTTATtcagatttatattttttttttgttggctCTTTTCGTCTCTTTATTACTGTTCTGATTTTTGTTTCTATGTTAGGGACATCTGCACAATTCACTCGTTGAAGCAATTGAGTCCCATAAAGCAATTTCGCGCAACAGCCCATATTCCAAGAGAATTTTCTCTCAGAAGCTTCTGAAGAAGTGATGTACATTCTCCCTGTCTCTGAAAGAAGCAGTGTTGTTGTTTTGTGTCTCTCATAGTCTGTTTTCTACCGTCACAAAAATTGTTATCAATGTATGGTAACTGGGTTTAACCATAAAGGCTCATGCCTATAACCAGAGGAAGGGTTTTGTCTTCTCAAAGTGCATGGAAATGCATTTCATGTGCTCAGAAGAATGTAAAAGATAAAGCAATTTGCTTCAAGTTGCTTAAATTTTGGACatgtattattttgttgtcaTGTTGATCTCTATGCATTGAAGATTACCatccttattttctttgcaaGTCTCACTTTATGAAGTTGCACAGTGTATAGAATGTTAGGATTTTGATTCCAGCTGTACAATACAAACGTGGATgcctttttaatattatatgcAGGAGAATGGATGATGCATTATCTTTTTTGCAACCCAACCccaacccccccccccccccccccttttttgttttttggctAGATCTTTGGATTTGGGAAAGAGTCCTTGACATTGAATACTCTTgtcaaaaattcattttagGAGATGGCAGTTGCTTAATTCCTGAGTACTTTTGCAGTTTGCTTTCCTAAATTTGCTTATGTTATGTTAATAATAATGGAAGGTTGAGAACTCTAGAGGGTCACTTTCTATCTCATGGAGGGAGAATATCAGTCATCAGCAACAACGAAGCTGTTTTCTTGTGTTAATTTGACCACATTCCATACACTTGATGAACGTGTTtatgtttctttcctttttgtttaaGTGTCCTTAGTTCAAcctttccttctctttttccttttactcTCTTTTCAAGAAACTAAACGCTAAGCATGCGAAGAAACTCAAAATTACAAAGAAGCAGATTGCATGTGGCTGTGGTACTGGTGGCTCATGCTTCATTTTCTATTTGCAGTAATGCAGTGATGGATCTCAGTCAGTGATCCATACGTCTGAAGTTCATAATGGTTCCATTTGTTTACCTCCTCTGGGAAACTTCACCAGCATTATTGACAACAGCTTCATTCTAGTGTGCCATGAAATGCAACTATTAACAAGTTGTAGGAAACTTGCTAGGTTTGCAAATTCCTATTTTGGCATTAGGCCTACAGTTTAAGATGATGACAAAATTGTAGATTTTACTAGTTTTTCcgtttttccttttggtacCCAATcaagaaaagtaaattttaCTGGTTGAAAACTCCATTTCCTGTAGTATTGCCTCAATTGAGGTTAGGTGCTTGGGATTGTATTCCTTAATATGCTTCATATATCAGTATCAGCCCCTTGTAACTACAACTCTGGCAAGAGCCTCTTCATCAGTTCCAAGCCCCTTGATAGAGGACTTTGTTAAAGTATTTCTCAGGACAGCTTAGGCATTTGATTGTGGCTGTCAATCGTGCAAGACATTCACCCTTTGGATCTTTCTTTTAGTCCTGTAACATGAAGCAAAAAGAAAGGTCCTGCAAATGAGAATTCAATGTAAAACGACCTAACTTATAAATTCTGCCCTTGTCGCTGCAATTTGTATAAATATGTCAATACTTATTCTTTTTCCCGACCAATTGAGAAAAAACACCCACATACCCGAACGTGCTTCTTATCAGGAAATTGTCCATTCATTCATTGCTCTTTGTACAACGGTTCTACTGATCATTACTCTTTATATGATTGTTCTTCTCATTCATCGCTATGTGTAGTTATATGATTTAgtgaaacacattttataatataaagaaacataatatattagtAGTCAAAGTCAAGCATATAAATTTTGCCTCCTATGTTAGAATTCTTGTATGGAGAGGTTCTGATGCATTGGTAGTTGGGTAAAAGTAGATTTGGTAATTCATGTTTTTATATCTTAACTATGTCGTATAAATGCATGATATTAATAGCTGTTGTCGAAAATTGAAGTTGATAAACTACTATAACAAATTTGAGGCTTGATACTTTGTCTCAAGgataattttagttttttcagAGTATGAAACTTGATGCAAAAAGATTAAAGTGATTATCGCTCAAGATTCAACATAATTTTCCTAAATAGTTCAGAGATACAAGAGcaatacaaaattaaaagaagaaagaacctAGCAACTTAAAGTGGCGATAATACTTCAATTGggatcattttattatttatattaaatattaaataaaaaaattattttgagaagtttattaaaaatatgtaataaataaaaaattttaaaaaatttgagagCCATGGTCCCAATAAATATACTACCCTCATctcttattaaaaaaaagatataataaataaaaaattttagaaattttggGGACCCTACCCTTCGCCTTCGTATTGAACTCTTAAATCTTAAGTCTCAAGTCTTAATTATATAACTAATTAATcacataatttataatataaacttTACATTATAAAGTATAAACTTGGAAGAATTTTATAGACCATTTCTCTCTCAATCTAATTTATTAGCAATATcaaagtaaattttaaattattttttcaaaataaaacttaGGTAGCGTTTGGTATAAGAGAAGTGGGAGCACATTCCCTGCAATGTGCTCAATTAAGTTATATTGTAATGTTTGTTTTACAACAGACCACGACAACGTAAGATTGCAATTCAAAATCAatgtaatcacattatattgcactttacaatattttcaaaaacatttttaccttcaactttattactttgttaaaaacattttgtaatgttataattaaaataaaatatataatataagaattaaaaaataaaataaaataaaataaaataaaatataagaaattaaaatttatataatatagataaaagaaattaaaataaaatatataatataaaaaattatattaaaaaataaaaatataaaatacaaaattataataaaaaataaaaataaaatatatgatattaaaaatatatttaagagatgatattttataaaaattaataataaaaaatacaagtatgttaaacttatattttaataaacaagaataattttgaaaattaacattacattcTCAATAAAGTAATTGTAAATCAAACGctacaatattattttttttgtattttaataattagtttaCTTATATACTAAACATTGTAATGTTGTTTTCTCTACAATCATATTACTTGCAATCACATTTTCTGTAATTATCTAATATTGTAAAGTATCAAACGCTACTTtatattaatcataaaaatagatataatgtgaataatttttaaaaataaactattaattgaattgaaaaattaaaaattaaacaaaaacgAAAGAATTTCggttaaatcaattaatgAGTAACGGTTAATTGAAGTGAATTAATGACTTGGTCAGGGTACTTTGGTAAGAATAAGGAAGCGTCAAAGGACAGAAGCGCGTTGATATTGCAAACATCAGGTAGATTTTTGACAAGGCACCTGGAATTCAGCCACGTCACACGCATGGCTTCTGCTCTTTTTCTGCTGTTTTCAGAAACATGGTGAAGTGTGTTCtgcaaaatagaaaaaaatgataCTAGGAACATACTGGGTTTGGGTTTGAGTTTGAGTTTGGCCCAGTTTTTAACAGTTTGTTctgttgttaaatttttttctttaaaattctaataaCGAAGTTCAGAGCCTTTTATCTGgatcaattatttttcatgagatcacaattaataaaaaaattgtatcTATTTTAATACTATTGATCACATACTCatagttttaataaaaaacatatcaacataactgttaattaagaaaaatataaaactcaATCATTATCCTCTTAAGACCACAACgttttcattttcttgtttttagtGCAAGCTATGCCACACGCGCGTCAGCAGTTTCTCCGCAAAATCTCGCGAAATATTCAACACAGCGACGCCCACCcacaataaatattaattccCTTGCATTAATTTAGTATTAAAAAACTGAAGGGTCGGCGAACAAAAGGAGTTAAAAATTCTTGACgccacaataaaaaaaattaaatttaaaattatcaagCCACGAAGTAACGCTAAACCACGTGAACGCCATCAAAGAAAATTCCTCGCCAAGTGGGCCGGGCCACGTGTCGCGTTCTTGGAAGCCTACATGTACGTGGACCAACGACGTCGCAGAAACTGATCGGATCTCATCGCCCTACTCTCATCCACGAATTCTGATATCTTACCACTTAAAGCATTGCCGTTCTTTTGATCTCCTCGCCACGTGTCATCCTTACCGTCACCTCCCATTACGTTTTAaccttttaaaaattaataaaatattatttaatcccaatgagaagaaaaaacaaacgaaaaaacaattttttttaaaacagcTTCGAGTGCCCCCTTTGTTCTCTAGAACCTCCCGGAAATCTCATCTGTCGAGTTTAGGGTAAAAAAAGTTGGTTCGGTTAACTGGTGAATAAATTTGTACTGTGGATTTCGGAGCCTTCGTGTTTTCCGGTAAATTCTGCGTTTCttggaaaaaaatttgttttttcgTTTGGAGTATTTGATTTTCCGTTGAAGATTGTTAGTTTCAGGTGAGACTGTGTTCTGAGATCGTTGCTGTTTCATTTTTTCCTATAAgttttttggttgatttgtTGAGATTTAGCTTGGTTGttgacatatatatttttgtttggttgCTAAAAAATGCAGGAAATGATATGAAATTTtagatttattatttttcttttacttttaagatTAAAAGATGAAGCAAGTTACTAAAGGTCAAGGTAAATCTTATACTAATATCTTTACAATTTTATCTGATGTTAATGAAATTTGAGTTTTTATATTTCTGAATTTTTCTGGCGTTTGGGTGATGAGAAAAAATGGTTAGGAATTTAGATTTACACATGAAAATAGTCGTTGAATTGAAATACTGTATTACTATATATTTACTGCTATTAAAACTGTGGATTGGGTTTGGTGCTTCGATGTTGAAAAGTAATTTACTTTTTGTGTGATGcctattatatataaaaattttagttgatttaatttcttaagtagttttctaatatgttataattattttgttttctgtgTCAGAAAGCTTAACCGGACATAAATTGTCTGCAATAAACATGACAGCGTATCAAAagattgaatttatttttagtggTGGATAAGGATCTTGGAGGAATGTCTGACTTGTGCATGTATGAGGTCAGTTTCTGAATTTACTTTTGAAGTTTATCAGTTTGTTTCTAGTAGCGAAGTGCTGCAATCTCATTAAAGTTTGTTGGGATGCAATAATTTTTCAGCTTATTGTTTAACCTGAGATTTGGTTTTCCTTTCATCTGTTCACTGGATTTCGCATGTCAATAGAACTTGTAAGTTGTATAGTGCGGAATAGTGCCTTTTTGTTATGATTTTAGTGGAGGAAAacaaatttattgaaaatttaaggGTGTGATGGATTtcttgtgaaaaaaaaagagggaatCTTAGTACTTTAGAAGCTAGTGATTCCTTTATTTGTGGGTTCGCTCTTGGACTTTGTTGATGAATTAGGACTTTAGGG containing:
- the LOC18608300 gene encoding uncharacterized protein LOC18608300, which translates into the protein MLEATAEIGKKKNRGNMKDDEELEMLLDEIPHATSHNLHHHHHLHQKIDKNHVNGSFHGMCGLMYDDDPSGYYYKHTCASPVSGFSLQSDGSSSSLVSNNGLSLSDNGSPTPPPREDLKPHLPNGLLVDSAIRKKASSDGLIAELGLCRNLSKVYFSNDQQNAASSFRDFSLESNGIQLFDQINVEKYAVCDKLRKGSSDCVGFQSPVPATVPMSFDVGMNMAFSGLPQQEYRMNNLLGSQFYPGCSDALFSQQEMNCWNGAMRSPWQKKEQTCNYHHRGNSVSNLSTSLSKLSVTDALVYGQRHGLSWNDEIGELNFPGSPRLIQASPHASVENLLHHGLPLANGMARAHSNIRIPHGGLEAFTSEDSFIIQGEGLNYVINKGLDRSRGQNKGLLHEVGVSKHLERRPQLDGWSHITAACGNTKNAKLYNPSLPPKCNSLAEARGYIYLIAKDQHGCRFLQRLFDEGTQQDVQLIFKEIIDHVVELMMNPFGNYLMQKLLEVCNEEQRMQILLMVTEEPGQLVKISLNTHGTRVVQKLIETLKTRQQISLVISALEPGFLALIKDLNGNHVVQRCLQCLSSEDNKFIFVAAAKYCVDIATHQHGCCVLQRCISHSTGEYRENLVAEISANGLLLAQDAYGNYVVQFILELKIPSATSALISQFEGNYVHLSTQKFSSHVVEKCLLVSNDESWSRIIHELLSSAHFEQLLQDPHANYVVQTALRVSEGHLHNSLVEAIESHKAISRNSPYSKRIFSQKLLKK